The Urbifossiella limnaea genome has a window encoding:
- a CDS encoding DUF1579 domain-containing protein: MQPPAPKPEHDWLTRMVGDWTFTTECVMGPDQPPMTAAGTDKTISLGGLWTISEWVQPGMDGTPMTSRMTLGFDPARGKFVGSFVASCMTHHWVYEGVLEGDVLTLDAEGPSFTDPHATALYQDIWEQTADGRKLLRSRFRDAEGNWHEFMKAEYHRAA, from the coding sequence ATGCAACCGCCCGCCCCGAAGCCGGAGCACGACTGGCTGACCCGCATGGTCGGCGACTGGACGTTTACAACCGAGTGCGTGATGGGGCCGGACCAACCGCCGATGACGGCCGCCGGCACGGACAAGACCATTTCGCTCGGCGGACTGTGGACGATCTCGGAGTGGGTGCAGCCCGGCATGGACGGCACGCCAATGACCAGCCGGATGACCCTCGGCTTCGACCCGGCCCGCGGCAAGTTCGTCGGATCGTTCGTCGCGTCGTGCATGACGCACCACTGGGTCTACGAGGGCGTCCTCGAAGGCGACGTGCTGACACTCGACGCCGAGGGGCCGAGTTTCACCGACCCGCACGCTACGGCACTCTACCAGGACATCTGGGAACAGACGGCCGACGGCCGCAAGCTGCTGCGGTCGCGGTTCCGCGACGCCGAGGGGAACTGGCACGAGTTCATGAAGGCCGAATACCACCGGGCCGCGTAG
- the mutL gene encoding DNA mismatch repair endonuclease MutL → MARIQQLPPHVVAKIAAGEVIERPSSVVKELVENSIDAGSTRIDIDLEVGGTELIRVADDGHGIEPDDLALAFAQHATSKLTSADDLFAISSMGFRGEALASIAGVGKVTLQSRPPALASGCEVRCDGGDLSAVRPWNGSPGTRVEVRHLFYNVPVRKKFLKSVATELGHVCETVTRLALGNPGLHLVLRHNGKLVYEVPATAGLADRIGLFFGAEVRDTLYEIDSGPGRQRVVGYVADPKCDRGNAKLQYLFVNGRWFRDRSLAHALQESYRGLLMTGRYAVGFLFLTVPPDSVDVNVHPTKAEVRFQENSLVYSLVRATVKARLLRENLVPYLAAPAGEAVGAGPRSEAPDTPALFSPRQAVSDRTVAPWEMPPAAWRAELVAPPEGRAADPFAGLVRTAAAAPRLPLDAPAGAETVPTAEPAPPPAAGAPELTPFPLPPPGTALQVHDSYLVLETTDGMLVIDQHALHERILFEQFRRRIRDGKLEVQRLLIPEPIDLPAEQAALVLEAADTLRELGLDVSDFGGNTVLLASYPTLLGRRPPHEIFQGVVDYLLTRERPPTRDALLHDLTATMACKAAVKAGDRLSPEEISYLLHLREMAEDSHHCPHGRPTSLRFTRHELDKQFGRV, encoded by the coding sequence ATGGCCCGCATCCAGCAACTTCCGCCGCACGTCGTCGCCAAGATCGCCGCCGGCGAGGTCATCGAGCGGCCGTCGTCGGTCGTCAAGGAACTCGTCGAGAACTCCATCGACGCCGGCAGCACCCGCATCGACATCGACCTGGAGGTCGGCGGCACGGAGCTCATCCGCGTCGCCGACGACGGCCACGGAATCGAGCCGGACGACCTGGCCCTCGCCTTCGCCCAGCACGCCACCAGCAAGCTAACGTCCGCCGACGACCTGTTCGCCATCAGCTCCATGGGCTTCCGCGGTGAGGCGCTCGCGTCGATCGCCGGCGTCGGCAAGGTGACGCTCCAGTCGCGGCCGCCGGCGCTCGCCAGCGGGTGTGAGGTGCGGTGCGACGGCGGCGACCTGTCGGCGGTGCGGCCGTGGAACGGGTCGCCGGGCACGCGGGTCGAGGTGCGGCACCTCTTTTACAACGTGCCGGTGCGGAAGAAGTTTCTCAAGAGCGTCGCCACCGAGCTGGGCCACGTCTGCGAGACGGTGACGCGGCTGGCGCTCGGGAACCCCGGCCTCCACCTCGTGCTGCGGCACAACGGCAAGCTCGTGTATGAGGTCCCCGCGACGGCCGGACTCGCGGACCGCATCGGCCTGTTCTTCGGCGCCGAGGTCCGCGACACGCTGTACGAGATCGACAGCGGCCCGGGCCGGCAGCGGGTCGTCGGCTACGTCGCCGACCCGAAGTGCGACCGCGGCAACGCGAAACTGCAATACCTGTTCGTGAACGGCCGATGGTTCCGCGACCGTAGCCTGGCCCACGCGCTGCAAGAGAGCTATCGCGGGCTGCTGATGACGGGCCGGTACGCCGTCGGCTTCCTGTTCCTGACGGTGCCGCCGGACAGTGTGGACGTGAACGTCCATCCCACGAAGGCGGAGGTCCGCTTCCAGGAAAACTCGCTGGTCTACTCCCTGGTCCGCGCCACGGTGAAGGCCCGCTTGCTCCGCGAGAACCTCGTACCGTACCTGGCTGCTCCCGCCGGCGAAGCCGTGGGCGCCGGCCCGCGCTCCGAGGCGCCCGACACGCCGGCGCTGTTCTCGCCGCGGCAGGCGGTGTCGGACCGGACCGTCGCACCGTGGGAGATGCCGCCCGCGGCGTGGCGGGCAGAGCTCGTCGCGCCGCCCGAAGGGCGCGCGGCCGATCCGTTCGCGGGGCTCGTGCGCACGGCGGCAGCTGCGCCGCGGCTGCCCCTCGACGCGCCGGCCGGTGCCGAAACCGTCCCGACGGCCGAACCCGCTCCGCCTCCCGCGGCCGGCGCCCCGGAACTCACGCCGTTCCCGCTGCCGCCGCCGGGCACCGCGCTGCAGGTTCACGACTCGTACCTCGTGCTCGAAACGACCGACGGGATGCTCGTGATCGACCAGCACGCGCTGCACGAGCGGATCCTCTTCGAGCAGTTCCGCCGCCGCATCCGCGACGGCAAGCTCGAAGTGCAACGGCTCCTCATCCCGGAGCCGATCGACCTGCCGGCCGAGCAGGCGGCGCTCGTCCTCGAGGCGGCCGACACCCTCCGCGAACTCGGCCTCGACGTGTCCGACTTCGGCGGCAACACGGTGCTGCTGGCGAGCTACCCGACGCTCCTCGGCCGCCGGCCGCCGCACGAGATTTTCCAGGGCGTGGTCGATTACCTGCTCACGAGGGAGCGCCCGCCGACGCGAGACGCTCTGCTCCACGACCTGACGGCGACGATGGCCTGTAAGGCGGCGGTGAAGGCCGGCGACCGGCTGTCGCCGGAGGAGATTTCGTACCTGCTCCACCTCCGCGAGATGGCCGAGGACAGCCACCACTGCCCGCACGGCCGGCCGACGTCGCTCCGGTTCACCCGGCACGAACTCGACAAGCAGTTCGGCCGCGTCTGA
- a CDS encoding tyrosine-protein kinase domain-containing protein: MALSPQPDTPAPAEAATTAPAPAAVSAPAALPTPAARSRSAMVLTAGFVGLIAGLAAGYDHFRKQPAEYASTGVVSGRDPGAVVAPAVLDRAARKLDAMVPFAPALPATTSERAAYLHEHLAVESRDGTFHVVFRGPNPADTPKYLRAVLEAYVAEGAPRPQPTPPLPPAPGATVPPSPTPVDSDSKIAAERQKLERDLAAVTAEKLPAIETRLAQNKTALMTTQGKLRDADRDLKAIDAAGSDKTRRAALMKQFGVTPDAAPPLVSSPEEKELSTQLVSFQRKKAELGRRLGPEHRDIVALDEQIRFVRDLLAKAAPPKPAADALDRHRDALTERWAKLNTDASALAESVQRDEATLAAAAPIRAKLDELALRPPAPQPFPVQQQPAPAATPTPAPEAVATGPEVISSPSEGERVSPLLAASLVPGGAIGLVGGLVLGFLASLVSAAVANRPKRESPKAAPPKPVVQSGTVRRTGLTRVVKYDGPPLGVPVLGLIPPLRLDQPVEKKSVEGWSPALVSYARPNSPEAEAFRAARRALTDALDSAGHKAVVVTGPGDGGDGKTTTAANLALSLAQSGKRVLLIDCDYRGTKQQELFRLGRLGDSLKSVLMNDVDLRVAVRTCDVPNFYILPAGRGPVDGADLLTRAKFKDLVSELKAQYEYVVLDAPPTTAEKELKALAEQADGMVLVVRGGADAASRVATATSEIARAGSRVLGAVVTAAPPRPAVPQADPAGATAV, encoded by the coding sequence GTGGCCCTCTCGCCGCAACCCGATACTCCCGCCCCCGCCGAAGCCGCCACCACGGCCCCTGCCCCCGCCGCGGTGTCGGCGCCGGCGGCGCTTCCGACACCGGCCGCCCGGTCGCGGTCGGCGATGGTGCTCACCGCCGGCTTCGTCGGCCTCATCGCCGGGTTGGCTGCGGGGTACGACCACTTCCGGAAGCAACCGGCCGAGTACGCCTCGACCGGCGTCGTGTCCGGCCGCGATCCCGGGGCCGTGGTCGCGCCCGCCGTCCTGGATCGCGCCGCCCGCAAGCTCGACGCGATGGTGCCGTTCGCCCCGGCGCTTCCTGCGACCACATCGGAGCGCGCCGCGTACCTGCACGAGCACCTGGCGGTGGAATCGCGGGACGGCACGTTCCACGTCGTGTTTCGCGGCCCGAACCCGGCCGACACGCCGAAGTACCTGCGGGCCGTGCTCGAAGCTTACGTCGCCGAGGGCGCGCCGCGGCCGCAGCCGACACCGCCGCTGCCGCCGGCCCCGGGTGCGACAGTGCCCCCGAGCCCGACGCCGGTCGATTCTGATAGCAAGATTGCCGCCGAGCGGCAAAAGCTCGAACGCGACCTGGCCGCGGTTACGGCCGAAAAGCTGCCCGCGATAGAGACCCGGCTGGCGCAAAACAAAACCGCCCTGATGACGACGCAGGGGAAACTCCGCGACGCCGACCGCGACCTGAAGGCGATCGACGCAGCCGGCAGCGACAAGACCCGCCGCGCCGCCCTGATGAAGCAGTTCGGCGTGACGCCCGACGCCGCGCCACCGTTGGTGTCGAGCCCGGAGGAAAAGGAGTTGTCAACCCAGCTGGTGTCGTTCCAGCGGAAGAAGGCCGAACTCGGCCGGCGGCTCGGGCCGGAACACCGCGACATCGTGGCGCTCGACGAGCAAATCCGCTTCGTGCGAGATCTGCTGGCGAAGGCCGCACCCCCGAAGCCGGCCGCCGACGCGCTCGACCGCCACCGCGACGCGCTGACGGAGCGGTGGGCGAAGCTGAACACCGACGCCTCCGCGCTGGCGGAAAGCGTGCAGCGCGACGAAGCCACGCTGGCCGCCGCAGCCCCGATTCGGGCCAAACTCGACGAACTCGCCCTGCGCCCGCCGGCGCCGCAACCCTTCCCGGTGCAACAGCAGCCGGCACCAGCCGCGACTCCGACTCCCGCACCGGAGGCCGTCGCGACGGGGCCGGAGGTCATCAGTTCGCCGTCGGAAGGAGAGCGTGTGTCGCCGTTGCTGGCGGCGTCGCTCGTGCCCGGCGGGGCCATCGGCCTCGTCGGCGGCCTCGTGCTCGGCTTCCTGGCATCGCTTGTGTCAGCCGCAGTGGCCAACCGCCCGAAGCGAGAATCCCCGAAGGCCGCGCCGCCGAAGCCGGTCGTGCAGTCCGGCACGGTCCGCCGCACCGGCCTGACCCGCGTCGTGAAGTACGACGGCCCGCCGCTCGGCGTCCCCGTTCTCGGGCTGATCCCACCGCTGCGGCTCGACCAGCCGGTCGAGAAGAAATCGGTCGAGGGGTGGTCGCCGGCTCTGGTGAGCTACGCCCGGCCGAACAGCCCGGAAGCGGAAGCCTTTCGCGCCGCCCGCCGGGCATTGACAGACGCCCTCGACTCGGCCGGGCACAAGGCCGTCGTCGTGACCGGTCCCGGCGACGGCGGCGACGGCAAGACGACGACGGCCGCGAACCTGGCGCTCTCGCTGGCCCAGTCCGGGAAACGCGTTTTGTTGATCGACTGCGACTACCGCGGCACGAAGCAGCAGGAGCTGTTCCGCCTCGGCCGGCTCGGCGACTCCTTGAAGTCGGTGCTGATGAACGACGTGGACCTGCGCGTCGCGGTGCGGACGTGCGACGTGCCGAACTTCTACATCCTCCCCGCCGGCCGCGGCCCCGTGGACGGCGCCGACCTGCTGACGCGGGCCAAGTTCAAGGACCTGGTGTCCGAACTGAAGGCGCAGTACGAGTACGTCGTGCTCGACGCCCCGCCGACGACCGCGGAGAAGGAGTTGAAGGCGCTTGCCGAGCAGGCCGACGGGATGGTGCTGGTCGTTCGCGGTGGCGCCGACGCGGCAAGCCGCGTGGCGACGGCGACGAGCGAGATCGCGCGGGCGGGAAGCCGCGTGCTGGGGGCAGTGGTGACGGCGGCACCACCACGGCCGGCGGTGCCGCAGGCCGACCCGGCGGGCGCGACGGCGGTTTAA
- a CDS encoding CoA transferase subunit A — MTASDAARAAFRDKPRGLTDKVMPVAEAVRRFVRDGDYFAAGGFGTNRIPTAVLHEILRQGRQRLGFAGHTSTHDFEILCAGNLTGRGQTLALVDVAYILGLEARGLSPHARRVVEGGGVACVEWTNYTLALRFAAAAMGVPFLPARSMLGTDTFARSGAKTLTCPFTGETVAAVPALYPDVAAIHVHEADRYGNARFIGPSVADNDLARAAKRVIITCERLVPHEEMRRNPHLTTIPFLCVDAVCEVPFGSYPGNMPGEYFSDEDHLRLWLDVERDPAAFRQFLDDHVFGVRTFPEYLDLCGGLTRLQQLRHREHLLHMGR, encoded by the coding sequence ATGACCGCATCCGACGCCGCCCGCGCCGCCTTCCGCGACAAGCCGCGCGGGCTGACCGACAAAGTGATGCCCGTCGCCGAAGCCGTCCGGCGGTTCGTCCGCGACGGCGACTACTTCGCGGCCGGCGGCTTCGGCACGAACCGCATCCCGACGGCCGTCCTGCACGAGATCCTCCGCCAGGGCCGGCAGCGCCTCGGCTTCGCCGGCCACACGTCCACCCACGACTTCGAGATTCTGTGCGCCGGCAACCTGACCGGCCGCGGGCAAACGCTGGCGCTCGTGGACGTGGCCTACATCCTCGGCCTGGAAGCCCGCGGGTTATCGCCGCACGCCCGCCGCGTGGTCGAAGGTGGTGGCGTGGCGTGCGTCGAGTGGACGAACTACACGCTGGCCCTTCGCTTCGCCGCCGCCGCGATGGGGGTGCCGTTCCTGCCGGCGCGAAGCATGTTGGGAACGGACACGTTCGCCCGCAGCGGCGCGAAGACTCTCACCTGCCCGTTCACCGGCGAGACGGTCGCGGCGGTCCCGGCCCTGTACCCCGACGTGGCGGCGATTCACGTCCACGAAGCCGACCGCTACGGCAACGCCCGGTTCATCGGCCCGTCGGTCGCCGACAACGACCTGGCGCGGGCGGCGAAGCGCGTCATCATCACGTGCGAGCGACTGGTGCCGCACGAGGAAATGCGCCGCAACCCGCACCTGACGACGATCCCGTTCCTGTGCGTGGACGCCGTCTGCGAGGTGCCGTTCGGCAGCTACCCGGGCAACATGCCCGGCGAGTACTTCTCCGACGAGGACCACCTGCGCCTGTGGCTGGACGTGGAGCGCGACCCGGCTGCGTTCCGGCAGTTCCTCGACGACCACGTCTTCGGCGTGAGGACGTTCCCCGAGTACCTGGACCTGTGCGGCGGGCTGACGCGGCTGCAACAGCTCCGGCACCGCGAACACCTGCTGCACATGGGTCGATAG
- a CDS encoding STAS domain-containing protein, whose protein sequence is MASDADLANEFFQVRRHGDVAVIVPSPQVEHLPETLLEPAAQLVLAPLKADPPGQIIVDLAAVRYFGSAFITFLLRCHSVCAERGSELVLAGVNPNIRELLRITNLDNHWALYDTVVEALNTLGGSD, encoded by the coding sequence ATGGCCTCCGACGCGGACCTGGCCAACGAATTTTTCCAGGTGCGCCGGCACGGCGACGTGGCCGTGATCGTGCCGTCGCCGCAGGTCGAGCACCTGCCCGAGACGCTGCTGGAACCAGCCGCGCAGCTCGTGCTGGCCCCGCTGAAGGCCGACCCGCCCGGCCAGATCATCGTCGACCTGGCCGCCGTCCGCTACTTCGGCTCGGCGTTCATCACGTTCCTGCTCCGCTGCCACAGCGTGTGCGCCGAGCGCGGCAGCGAGCTGGTGCTGGCCGGGGTGAATCCGAACATCCGCGAACTGCTGCGGATCACCAACCTGGACAACCACTGGGCCCTGTACGACACGGTGGTCGAGGCCCTGAACACCCTCGGCGGCTCCGATTGA
- the glnA gene encoding type I glutamate--ammonia ligase, producing the protein MPTREPVRTPREVLAFLREREVKAVDLRFMDFPGLWKHFTVPAGAVTEDVFEDGIGFDGSSLRGWMPINESDMLLVPQPETLFIDPFAKDVTLAMLCNIQDPLTKEDYSKDPRNVARKAVNYMKSTGTADAAMVGPSLEFFVFDDVRFDQTTHSAFYSVDSAEAAWNTGRREKPNLGYKVPYRQGYFPCPPTDATHDLRSEMMLAMEECGLTVESHHHQKATAGQSAINVRYDDLVSAADAVLKYKYVVKNVARKHGKTATFMPKPLFDDYGSGMHVHVSLWKNGTNLFAGSDYSNLSDAAMYALGGLLKHAPALAAITNPTTNSYKRLVPGFEAPVNLAYSQRNRSAAVRIPVYSARAKSKRLEYRVPDGAANPYLAFSGMLMAMLDGIRNKTHPGPPLDKDIYDMPPEELKDLPRMPATLDEALTALERDHEFLLQGGVFTEDVVETWVRYKREEEVAAVRVRPHPYEFSLYYDI; encoded by the coding sequence GTGCCGACCCGCGAACCCGTCCGGACGCCGCGCGAAGTGCTGGCCTTTCTCCGCGAGCGCGAGGTAAAGGCCGTGGACCTCCGGTTCATGGACTTCCCCGGCCTGTGGAAGCACTTCACCGTTCCCGCCGGGGCCGTCACCGAGGACGTGTTCGAGGACGGCATCGGGTTCGACGGCTCCAGCCTCCGCGGCTGGATGCCCATCAACGAGTCGGACATGCTGCTCGTGCCGCAGCCGGAGACGCTGTTCATCGACCCGTTCGCCAAGGACGTGACGCTGGCGATGCTGTGCAACATCCAGGACCCGCTGACGAAGGAGGACTACAGCAAGGACCCGCGGAACGTCGCCCGCAAGGCCGTGAACTACATGAAGAGCACGGGCACCGCCGACGCCGCGATGGTCGGCCCGTCGCTCGAGTTCTTCGTGTTCGACGACGTGCGCTTCGACCAGACTACGCACTCGGCCTTCTACTCCGTGGACAGCGCCGAGGCGGCGTGGAACACGGGTCGGCGCGAGAAGCCGAACCTGGGCTACAAGGTGCCGTACCGACAGGGCTACTTCCCGTGCCCGCCCACCGACGCGACGCACGACCTGCGCAGTGAGATGATGCTGGCGATGGAGGAGTGCGGCCTGACGGTCGAAAGCCACCACCACCAGAAGGCCACGGCCGGGCAGTCGGCCATCAACGTGCGGTACGACGACCTGGTGAGCGCGGCCGACGCGGTGCTGAAGTACAAGTACGTGGTAAAAAACGTGGCCCGGAAGCACGGCAAGACGGCGACGTTCATGCCCAAGCCGCTGTTCGACGACTACGGCAGCGGCATGCACGTCCACGTCAGCCTGTGGAAGAACGGCACCAACCTGTTCGCCGGCAGCGACTACTCGAACCTGTCCGACGCCGCGATGTACGCCCTTGGCGGGCTGTTGAAGCATGCCCCGGCCCTCGCCGCGATCACCAACCCGACGACGAACAGCTACAAGCGGCTCGTGCCGGGCTTCGAGGCGCCGGTGAATTTGGCGTACAGCCAGCGGAACCGCTCAGCTGCCGTGCGCATCCCGGTGTACTCGGCGCGGGCGAAGTCGAAGCGGTTGGAGTACCGGGTGCCGGACGGGGCGGCGAACCCGTACCTGGCGTTCTCCGGGATGCTGATGGCGATGCTGGACGGCATCCGCAACAAGACGCACCCCGGGCCGCCGCTCGACAAGGACATTTACGACATGCCGCCGGAGGAGTTGAAGGACTTGCCGCGGATGCCGGCGACGCTCGACGAGGCGCTGACGGCGCTGGAGCGCGACCACGAGTTCCTGCTGCAAGGCGGCGTGTTCACCGAGGACGTGGTCGAGACGTGGGTGCGCTACAAGCGCGAGGAGGAGGTCGCCGCGGTACGGGTGCGGCCCCACCCCTACGAGTTCAGCCTTTACTACGACATCTGA
- a CDS encoding TPR end-of-group domain-containing protein, giving the protein MPSPSKRPSPPAGEGFPPGSVLSFLADRNQVDFELDFFGRILSGNPDFHEVLRAQASNLTTKGRLHDGLTIDKKLVSTRPEDPTAHYNLACRYALLKQPDLALVTLRRAVELGYRDFRYMEEDRDLESIRKDPRFRQLVKEFRRKK; this is encoded by the coding sequence ATGCCGTCGCCGAGTAAGCGCCCGTCCCCGCCGGCCGGGGAGGGCTTTCCGCCCGGGTCCGTGCTCTCGTTCCTCGCGGACCGCAATCAGGTCGACTTCGAGCTCGACTTCTTCGGCCGCATCCTCAGCGGCAACCCGGACTTCCACGAGGTGCTGCGGGCGCAGGCCAGCAACCTGACGACGAAGGGCCGCCTCCACGACGGCCTGACGATCGACAAGAAGCTGGTCTCCACGCGGCCCGAAGACCCGACCGCCCACTACAACCTGGCGTGCCGCTACGCCCTGTTGAAGCAGCCGGACCTGGCACTGGTGACGCTGCGACGGGCGGTCGAACTGGGCTACCGCGACTTCCGCTACATGGAAGAAGACCGCGACCTGGAGTCGATCCGAAAGGACCCGCGCTTCCGGCAACTGGTGAAGGAGTTCCGGCGGAAGAAATAG
- a CDS encoding caspase family protein, whose protein sequence is MPNRAALLIAVETFFEAAPPVPYAAADAAELLRALPAAGYSADRCVLVAGHRTTKAGVESHLARLAKLIGKPDSLLVLVVGRAFSHKGRGYVACADTLPADLPGTAVPVTDLFAALHQTRCPEVTVLLDLDPLVVTGDLAPGGLDEGELRKLLDDSPACVTLLAAAPGERSHESATLRHGIWRSHLIEAVTGKTRSGVGKDGILTAAGLHAYLADAVPRTLRRAYEAPQEQTPLLFGDAHGGNAVADLAALLGPGGDLLDPARMKRVVFRSETPGKVKELAGFRKSHSLPDRANDWARKYVNRVAQPDIKADLDQTFDAVRETFGYKRKDLDASAERDGLGFLRTPDFEYTVTVEVNPDDPTEVIWRRDLSRLADPGFVRSEGFTSVFGSRFDRLVFEFAAPVDVAEFVDRIEDAPPEGVKVHIASGADAAEVRLAGFAGRVTVSRTAVTIEGRPGAGASLLDQFLAFLRTFRGVGEPKALPGPVH, encoded by the coding sequence GTGCCGAACCGCGCCGCGCTGTTGATCGCCGTCGAGACGTTTTTCGAGGCCGCGCCGCCGGTCCCCTACGCCGCCGCCGACGCGGCCGAGCTTCTGCGAGCCCTCCCGGCTGCCGGGTACTCCGCCGACCGCTGCGTCCTCGTCGCCGGCCACCGCACCACGAAGGCCGGCGTCGAGTCGCACCTGGCGCGCCTCGCGAAGCTGATCGGGAAACCGGATTCGCTCCTCGTGCTGGTCGTCGGCCGTGCCTTCAGCCACAAGGGCCGCGGCTACGTTGCCTGCGCCGACACGCTACCCGCCGACCTGCCGGGAACGGCCGTCCCGGTCACCGACCTGTTCGCGGCGCTGCACCAGACACGCTGCCCGGAAGTGACCGTGCTTCTCGACCTCGACCCGCTCGTCGTCACCGGCGATCTTGCCCCCGGCGGTCTCGACGAGGGCGAACTCCGGAAGCTGCTCGACGACTCGCCGGCGTGCGTCACCTTGCTCGCGGCGGCGCCCGGGGAACGCTCCCACGAGTCGGCGACCCTCCGGCACGGCATCTGGCGCTCGCACCTGATCGAAGCCGTTACCGGCAAGACGCGCAGCGGCGTCGGCAAGGACGGCATCCTGACCGCCGCCGGGCTACACGCCTACCTCGCGGACGCGGTGCCGCGCACCCTTCGCCGGGCCTACGAGGCACCCCAGGAACAGACGCCTCTGCTGTTCGGCGACGCCCACGGCGGTAACGCCGTCGCCGACCTGGCGGCGCTCCTCGGCCCCGGCGGCGACCTGCTCGACCCGGCCCGCATGAAGCGAGTGGTTTTCCGCTCCGAGACGCCGGGAAAGGTGAAGGAGCTGGCCGGGTTCCGCAAGTCGCACAGCCTGCCGGACCGGGCCAACGACTGGGCGCGGAAGTACGTCAACCGCGTCGCCCAGCCGGACATCAAGGCCGACCTCGACCAGACGTTCGACGCCGTCCGCGAGACGTTCGGCTACAAGCGCAAAGACCTGGACGCCTCCGCCGAGCGCGACGGCCTCGGCTTCCTTCGCACGCCGGACTTCGAGTACACGGTGACGGTGGAAGTGAACCCGGACGACCCGACGGAAGTGATCTGGCGCCGCGACCTGAGCCGCCTCGCGGACCCCGGGTTCGTGCGGTCCGAGGGGTTCACGAGCGTGTTCGGCAGCCGCTTCGACCGACTCGTGTTCGAGTTCGCGGCGCCGGTCGATGTCGCAGAGTTCGTGGACCGCATCGAGGACGCCCCGCCGGAGGGCGTGAAGGTTCACATCGCCAGCGGTGCGGACGCGGCCGAGGTGCGGCTCGCGGGCTTCGCCGGCCGCGTGACCGTGAGCCGCACGGCTGTGACGATCGAGGGTCGGCCCGGTGCCGGGGCGTCGCTGCTCGATCAGTTCCTGGCGTTCCTCCGCACGTTCCGCGGCGTCGGCGAGCCGAAGGCGCTGCCGGGGCCGGTACACTAA
- a CDS encoding sigma-54-dependent transcriptional regulator, which produces MSAAPEPLQVLVIDDDKLLAETIAESLERRGHAVTVATSGRAGSAKLDSDPFDVVLTDLRMADVDGLAIVEKARKVLPDAEVFVVTGYAEVKTAVEAMKRGASHYLTKPLDLAELRAVVDKSAERVRTVRDLRRQLDEKFGYEGVVGNSPRMQRVLQLLKAYAPTTASVLILGENGTGKELAARALHTNSPRKGRPFVAMNCAALNENLLDDDMFGHEDGAFTGARGRRAGRFEHANGGTLFLDEVGDMPLALQAKLLRVLENGEVTRIGANDSIRVDVRILAATNRDLEAAIKDGKFRLDLYHRLKVGVVKLPALRERREDVPQLAAHFLKDLAKRHGKVVPKVAPAVWKALEAHDWPGNVRELRNLLDSMLVLDLDGELTLDDLPEDSGLKPAAEGGGLASGSDQLIGRPLAEVERYYMEKALELTTGNREEAARLLGIGERTLYRNLQKWKNEGSGDEAD; this is translated from the coding sequence ATGTCCGCCGCGCCCGAGCCGCTGCAAGTTCTCGTCATCGACGACGACAAGCTGCTAGCCGAGACGATCGCCGAGAGCCTGGAGCGCCGCGGCCACGCCGTCACCGTCGCCACCAGCGGCCGGGCCGGCTCCGCGAAGCTCGACAGCGACCCGTTCGACGTGGTGCTGACGGACCTGCGCATGGCCGACGTGGACGGCCTGGCCATCGTCGAGAAGGCCCGCAAGGTGCTGCCGGACGCGGAGGTGTTCGTCGTCACCGGGTACGCCGAGGTGAAGACGGCCGTGGAGGCGATGAAGCGCGGGGCGTCGCACTACCTCACGAAGCCGCTCGACCTGGCCGAGCTGCGGGCGGTCGTGGACAAGTCGGCCGAGCGGGTTCGTACCGTCCGTGACCTGCGCCGGCAACTGGACGAGAAGTTCGGCTACGAGGGCGTCGTCGGCAACAGCCCGCGGATGCAGCGGGTGCTGCAACTCCTCAAGGCGTACGCCCCGACCACGGCCTCCGTGCTGATTCTCGGCGAGAACGGCACGGGAAAGGAACTGGCCGCGCGGGCGCTGCACACCAACAGCCCGCGGAAGGGGCGGCCGTTCGTGGCGATGAACTGCGCCGCGCTCAACGAGAACCTGCTCGACGACGACATGTTCGGCCACGAGGACGGTGCGTTCACCGGGGCGCGGGGGCGGCGGGCCGGGCGGTTCGAACACGCCAACGGCGGCACCCTGTTCCTCGACGAGGTGGGCGACATGCCGCTCGCCCTCCAGGCCAAGCTGTTGCGGGTGCTGGAGAACGGCGAGGTGACGCGGATCGGTGCCAACGACTCGATCCGGGTGGACGTGCGCATCCTCGCCGCGACGAACCGCGACCTGGAGGCCGCGATCAAGGACGGCAAGTTCCGCCTCGACCTGTACCACCGGCTGAAGGTCGGCGTGGTGAAACTCCCCGCCCTGCGCGAGCGGCGCGAGGACGTGCCGCAGTTGGCGGCGCACTTCCTGAAGGATTTGGCGAAGCGCCACGGCAAGGTGGTGCCGAAGGTGGCGCCGGCGGTGTGGAAGGCGCTCGAAGCGCACGACTGGCCGGGCAACGTCCGCGAGCTGCGGAACCTTCTCGACTCGATGCTCGTCCTCGACCTCGACGGCGAGCTGACGCTCGACGACCTGCCCGAGGATTCGGGCCTGAAGCCGGCGGCGGAGGGTGGCGGGCTGGCGTCGGGCAGCGATCAGCTGATCGGCCGGCCGCTGGCGGAGGTGGAGCGGTACTACATGGAGAAGGCGCTGGAGCTGACGACCGGGAACCGCGAGGAGGCGGCCCGGCTGCTCGGCATCGGCGAGCGGACGCTGTACCGCAACCTCCAGAAGTGGAAGAATGAGGGGAGCGGGGACGAGGCCGACTGA